A single region of the Nitrospira sp. genome encodes:
- a CDS encoding methylcrotonoyl-CoA carboxylase, whose amino-acid sequence MHALPTAVMRHSDEFTRNRAHYEQLAADLRKHLTWSQAGGPADAVALHQQRGKLTARERITALLDHGSPWIELSPLAALGLYDNRVPSAGIITGIGSVSGRWCVITANDATVKGGTYFPMTIKKHLRAQEIALENRLPAIYLVDSGGVFLPLQADVFADKEQFGRIFFNQARMSAAGVPQIAVVMGMCTAGGAYVPAMCDENIIVKGTGTIYLAGPPLVQAATGENVTSEELGGADLHTRVSGVSDHLAEHDLDALDLCRASVATLGRRPPKVRREPVEEPLYPADDLYGIIPCNPRQTWEIREIIARLVDGSRWHEFKARYGSTLVCGFAHWMGHLVGIVANNGVLLPESALKGAHFVQLCSQRRLPLLFLQNITGFMVGKEYEEQGIIKDGAKMVQAVATADVPKFTLVVGASHGAGNYAMCGRAYGPRFLFTWPNARISVMGAQQAAQVLVTVKQQQRARDSAPLSDDERRRLTEATVRQFEQEGTPYFSSARLWDDGILDPMETRRVIGMCLDIAATVPSKDSRAPVFRM is encoded by the coding sequence ATGCATGCGCTGCCCACCGCCGTGATGCGTCATTCGGACGAATTCACCCGCAACCGTGCGCATTACGAACAGCTGGCCGCCGACCTACGGAAACATCTCACGTGGTCGCAGGCGGGCGGCCCGGCCGACGCGGTGGCGCTTCACCAGCAACGCGGCAAGCTGACGGCGCGTGAACGGATCACGGCGTTGCTCGATCATGGCTCGCCCTGGATCGAATTGAGCCCACTCGCCGCTCTCGGCCTCTACGACAACCGTGTGCCCTCCGCCGGCATCATCACCGGAATCGGTTCCGTTTCGGGGCGATGGTGTGTCATCACCGCCAACGATGCCACGGTCAAAGGCGGCACGTACTTCCCCATGACCATCAAGAAGCATCTGCGGGCGCAAGAGATCGCGCTCGAGAACCGCCTGCCGGCGATTTATCTGGTCGACTCGGGCGGCGTGTTTCTCCCGTTGCAGGCAGACGTGTTTGCCGACAAGGAGCAGTTCGGGCGGATCTTTTTCAATCAGGCCCGCATGTCAGCAGCGGGAGTCCCCCAAATTGCGGTCGTCATGGGCATGTGCACAGCCGGCGGCGCATACGTGCCGGCAATGTGCGACGAAAACATCATCGTCAAGGGAACAGGCACCATCTACCTGGCCGGGCCGCCGCTCGTCCAGGCGGCGACCGGCGAGAACGTCACCAGCGAGGAGTTAGGCGGAGCCGATCTTCACACCCGCGTTTCAGGCGTCAGCGACCATTTGGCGGAACACGATCTCGACGCGCTTGACCTGTGTCGCGCCTCCGTCGCCACGTTGGGACGCCGACCGCCGAAGGTACGTCGCGAGCCGGTCGAGGAGCCACTCTATCCGGCCGACGACCTCTACGGCATCATTCCCTGCAATCCCCGTCAGACGTGGGAGATTCGCGAGATCATCGCGCGTCTCGTGGATGGAAGCCGCTGGCATGAATTCAAGGCCCGGTATGGGTCGACACTGGTCTGCGGGTTCGCCCATTGGATGGGCCATCTGGTGGGCATCGTCGCCAACAATGGTGTGTTGCTGCCGGAGTCTGCGCTGAAAGGGGCCCATTTTGTCCAGCTCTGCTCGCAGCGTCGTCTTCCCCTGCTGTTTCTCCAGAACATCACCGGCTTCATGGTCGGCAAGGAGTATGAAGAGCAAGGGATCATCAAGGATGGAGCCAAGATGGTACAGGCGGTGGCGACGGCCGACGTGCCCAAATTCACCCTCGTCGTGGGCGCGTCTCACGGAGCCGGGAATTATGCGATGTGCGGCCGGGCCTATGGCCCACGATTCCTCTTTACCTGGCCGAATGCCAGGATCTCGGTCATGGGCGCACAACAGGCCGCCCAAGTCCTGGTCACGGTCAAGCAGCAACAACGAGCACGGGACAGCGCGCCGTTGTCGGATGACGAACGGCGGCGGCTCACCGAGGCAACCGTGCGGCAATTTGAACAGGAAGGCACGCCCTATTTCAGCAGCGCGCGCCTGTGGGACGACGGCATTCTCGATCCCATGGAGACGCGCAGGGTGATCGGGATGTGTCTCGACATCGCGGCAACAGTGCCAAGCAAGGACAGCCGCGCGCCGGTGTTCCGCATGTAG
- a CDS encoding enoyl-CoA hydratase/isomerase family protein — protein MHQFTTLIVESQGMIGRITLNRPHRRNAFDRTMVTELQQAFEAVTQVPALRGIVLGAAGSVFCAGADIQWMQAESPVSEAQATEDAHQLTRMLHAVDECPCPVVARVQGSAFGGGLGLLAACDIVVAATDTTFALSETRLGLVPAVIAPFLLRKAGESFLRRYGLSGELFDASSAQRFQLVHDIVPLHTLDTRIIELTDALMRLAPFAVRDSKALFRRMSTLSDPDRRSLGTEINAHARRGAEAAEGLAAFVEKRLPSWAHSPDRQSTEEATSSDHGALRHT, from the coding sequence ATGCATCAATTCACCACCCTCATCGTTGAATCACAGGGCATGATCGGCAGGATCACGCTCAACCGGCCGCACCGTCGAAATGCGTTTGACCGTACGATGGTGACCGAACTCCAACAGGCGTTTGAGGCCGTGACACAGGTACCGGCGCTGAGAGGAATCGTGCTGGGAGCGGCCGGCTCCGTCTTCTGCGCCGGGGCAGACATTCAGTGGATGCAGGCAGAGTCACCCGTCTCCGAAGCCCAGGCAACGGAAGATGCTCACCAACTGACACGCATGCTCCACGCAGTCGATGAATGTCCTTGTCCGGTCGTTGCCAGAGTACAGGGCTCCGCCTTCGGAGGCGGACTCGGCCTGTTGGCAGCCTGCGATATCGTCGTAGCCGCGACGGATACGACCTTTGCCCTGAGCGAGACCAGACTCGGACTGGTCCCGGCCGTCATTGCCCCGTTCCTGCTGCGAAAAGCCGGAGAATCGTTTCTCCGGCGATATGGCCTGAGCGGTGAATTATTCGACGCGTCATCGGCCCAACGGTTCCAGCTGGTGCACGACATCGTTCCACTGCACACGCTCGACACTCGCATCATCGAACTGACGGACGCACTCATGCGTCTGGCACCGTTCGCAGTCAGGGACAGCAAAGCCCTCTTTCGTCGGATGTCGACCCTGTCCGATCCTGACCGCCGCTCGCTCGGTACGGAGATCAACGCGCATGCCCGCCGAGGAGCGGAAGCCGCGGAAGGCCTTGCGGCATTTGTAGAAAAGCGTTTACCCTCGTGGGCTCATTCACCAGACCGGCAGTCGACAGAGGAGGCCACCTCGTCAGACCATGGCGCTCTTCGGCACACATGA
- a CDS encoding hydroxymethylglutaryl-CoA lyase encodes MALFGTHDLPRPSVRIIEVSPRDGLQHESAFVPTMRKIALINALSRTGVSEIEAGSFVSPTAIPQLADSDEVFRSIERIPGVTYSALVPNERGLERARAAAVKKIALFTAASDSFTRHNIKSTVRDSLNRFAPIIRAAERDGILVRAYISTVVFCPYEGRVTPRRVLDVMQQLFDLGVSELSLGETVGKAAPSDLRRLLDTVIAHINPARLSLHCHDTYGLGIANVLTAWEDYGITAFDCSAGGLGGCPSAPGASGNVATEDVVFALKASGAIVPVDELLVATCARQFAELLQHPLNSRLSQLPHPCESSAALKV; translated from the coding sequence ATGGCGCTCTTCGGCACACATGACCTGCCTCGACCGTCCGTTCGCATCATCGAAGTGTCTCCACGCGACGGACTTCAGCACGAATCGGCGTTTGTGCCCACGATGCGCAAGATTGCCCTGATCAACGCCTTGTCGCGAACCGGTGTGTCAGAAATCGAAGCCGGCTCATTCGTCTCCCCCACCGCCATTCCCCAGCTGGCGGATTCAGACGAAGTTTTCCGGAGCATCGAACGAATCCCCGGGGTCACGTATTCGGCCTTGGTGCCGAACGAGCGCGGCCTTGAGCGGGCTCGAGCTGCAGCCGTCAAAAAAATCGCCTTATTCACGGCCGCCTCGGACAGTTTCACTCGCCACAACATCAAATCCACGGTCCGCGATTCACTGAACCGGTTTGCGCCCATCATCCGAGCGGCCGAACGGGACGGCATATTGGTGCGCGCCTACATCTCCACCGTGGTGTTTTGCCCCTATGAAGGACGCGTGACGCCAAGGCGGGTGCTGGATGTCATGCAGCAGTTGTTCGACCTCGGTGTGAGCGAGCTCTCGCTGGGTGAAACCGTCGGCAAGGCTGCGCCATCGGATCTTCGCCGATTGCTCGACACCGTGATCGCCCACATCAACCCGGCTCGGCTGTCCCTGCATTGCCACGACACCTATGGCCTGGGAATCGCCAATGTGCTCACAGCCTGGGAGGACTATGGCATCACGGCCTTTGACTGTTCGGCCGGAGGGCTGGGCGGATGCCCCTCTGCGCCGGGCGCCTCCGGCAACGTGGCGACAGAAGATGTAGTCTTTGCCTTGAAAGCCTCCGGCGCGATAGTTCCGGTGGATGAACTGTTGGTGGCGACCTGTGCGCGGCAGTTCGCGGAGCTGCTGCAGCATCCGCTCAACTCCCGGCTGTCCCAACTCCCGCATCCGTGCGAATCATCCGCGGCACTGAAGGTGTAA
- the meaB gene encoding methylmalonyl Co-A mutase-associated GTPase MeaB translates to MIQPCLDRSSMRLEAETLAAQVAQGTVRAIARAITLLENRDPLGASILGQLRPPLTQPSVIGVTGYPGTGKSTLIDHLISAYRRLGHKVGVLAVDISSPVTGGAVLGDRIRMQQHADDPMVFIRSMATRGQQGGLAGTTREALRVIEAASYDVILVETVGVGQNELEIVQVAPIVVAVVAPGLGDTIQAMKAGLLEVADIVVMNKGDHVGADRTMQDLHEQCRTVLRTVALTGEGIAELIAVIAEYRRLRDLNGSRWCRPTGRLVQGGAARP, encoded by the coding sequence GTGATTCAGCCCTGCCTCGATCGCTCATCCATGCGGCTCGAAGCCGAGACTCTGGCGGCACAGGTCGCGCAGGGTACGGTTCGAGCCATCGCGCGAGCCATCACGCTGCTCGAAAACCGAGACCCGTTGGGTGCGTCGATCCTGGGACAACTCAGGCCACCCCTCACACAGCCCTCGGTGATCGGCGTGACCGGGTATCCCGGCACCGGCAAGAGTACGCTGATCGATCACCTCATCAGCGCATACCGACGACTTGGACACAAGGTCGGGGTGCTGGCGGTCGATATCAGCAGTCCGGTCACCGGGGGTGCGGTGTTGGGCGACCGCATCAGGATGCAGCAACACGCGGATGACCCGATGGTCTTCATCAGAAGCATGGCGACACGCGGGCAACAGGGCGGACTCGCCGGCACGACCCGGGAAGCGCTTCGCGTGATCGAGGCGGCCTCCTATGACGTGATTCTGGTCGAAACGGTCGGTGTCGGGCAGAACGAGCTCGAGATCGTGCAGGTTGCTCCCATCGTGGTCGCAGTCGTGGCACCAGGGCTTGGCGATACGATTCAAGCCATGAAAGCAGGGTTGCTGGAGGTCGCCGATATCGTCGTCATGAACAAAGGCGACCATGTCGGCGCCGACCGCACCATGCAGGATCTCCACGAACAGTGCCGCACGGTGCTTCGCACGGTCGCCCTGACGGGTGAGGGCATTGCCGAATTGATCGCCGTCATTGCCGAGTACCGAAGGCTGCGCGATCTCAATGGGTCGAGGTGGTGCAGGCCGACCGGACGACTCGTGCAAGGCGGAGCAGCACGTCCGTGA
- a CDS encoding MmgE/PrpD family protein — protein sequence MLADHLAQYTRALCYDDLPAPVVHEVKRRLLDSLGCAFGAWNAPPCSIARKLAQSANIPTGATLWGTAHKTLPELATFANGAMVRYLDFNDTYLAKEPAHPSDNIPAVIAAGETVHASGTRVIQSIALAYEIQCRLCDAAALRPKGWDHVTYGPISSALGAAKVMKLTEVQARQAINLAAVANIALRQTRVGDLSMWKACAFSNAARNGLFAALLARLGMTGPSPIFEGEKGFMKVVSGSFELPRLGGRPALDGASVPFKILDTYIKHFPVEYHAQTAVEAALALRAKLIEQEGPETIHTLSDVEIGSYAVAIEIIGRDPEKWRPATRETADHSFPYCVAAALMDGRLALPSFNAKRLADPALRKLMRHIRVIPLPEFDGVYPGTMPTRITATTAKGVTHSAHVDLPLGHPARPLPDRQIEEKFRRLASRRLGGTRLNRLIEFVWNLEQVKDIGTLMPLLKVTA from the coding sequence ATGTTGGCCGATCACCTTGCGCAGTACACGCGTGCACTCTGTTACGACGACCTTCCCGCTCCTGTCGTACATGAGGTGAAGCGACGGCTGCTAGACAGCCTGGGCTGCGCATTCGGCGCGTGGAATGCCCCTCCTTGCTCAATCGCCCGAAAGTTGGCGCAATCGGCGAACATTCCGACCGGCGCCACCTTGTGGGGCACAGCGCACAAAACCCTGCCGGAGCTGGCCACCTTTGCCAATGGCGCCATGGTCCGGTATCTGGATTTCAACGATACGTACCTGGCCAAGGAACCGGCTCATCCCTCCGACAATATCCCGGCCGTCATCGCGGCGGGAGAAACGGTCCACGCTTCGGGCACACGTGTCATTCAGTCCATCGCGCTGGCGTACGAAATCCAGTGTCGGCTCTGCGATGCCGCCGCCTTGCGCCCCAAAGGGTGGGACCATGTCACCTACGGCCCCATCTCGTCGGCGCTCGGCGCGGCCAAGGTGATGAAGCTTACGGAGGTGCAGGCGCGCCAGGCCATCAACCTGGCCGCAGTGGCGAACATCGCCCTGCGACAAACCAGAGTCGGCGACCTCTCGATGTGGAAGGCCTGCGCGTTTTCCAACGCCGCACGCAACGGCCTGTTTGCCGCGCTGCTGGCTCGTCTCGGCATGACAGGCCCTTCGCCGATCTTTGAAGGAGAGAAGGGCTTCATGAAGGTGGTGTCCGGGTCATTCGAACTACCGAGGCTTGGTGGTCGGCCGGCCCTAGACGGTGCCTCGGTCCCGTTTAAAATTCTCGACACCTACATCAAGCACTTCCCTGTTGAGTACCATGCGCAGACCGCCGTCGAAGCCGCGTTGGCCCTACGCGCAAAACTGATCGAGCAGGAAGGACCGGAGACAATCCACACGCTCTCTGATGTCGAGATCGGCAGTTATGCCGTAGCGATAGAAATTATCGGCCGCGATCCCGAGAAGTGGCGCCCTGCGACACGAGAGACGGCCGATCATAGTTTTCCCTACTGTGTCGCCGCCGCCTTGATGGACGGTCGACTGGCCCTTCCGTCCTTCAATGCAAAACGACTGGCTGACCCCGCGTTGCGCAAACTGATGCGTCACATTCGTGTCATTCCGCTGCCGGAATTCGACGGCGTGTACCCCGGCACCATGCCAACGCGCATCACCGCGACCACTGCCAAGGGGGTTACGCACAGTGCGCACGTCGACCTGCCCTTAGGCCACCCTGCCCGTCCTCTACCCGATCGCCAGATCGAAGAGAAATTTCGACGACTGGCCTCGAGACGACTGGGCGGAACGCGATTGAACCGGCTCATCGAATTCGTCTGGAATCTTGAACAGGTCAAGGACATCGGAACATTGATGCCGCTCCTCAAGGTCACAGCATGA
- the prpB gene encoding methylisocitrate lyase, which translates to MTTERSTVIKGQRLRELLATGTIAIPGAFNALTAIQIERAGFDALYVSGAAISAARGLPDIGLISLADMAGDAAVIANAVTIPVIVDADTGYGPPPMVMEAVREFERAGLAGMQIEDQESAKKCGHLPGKRVIPIDEMVAKLMAAVTARRHRDFLLVARTDARAVEGMDAAIRRAKAYADAGADVLFPEALVSAEEFGTFARELAQSGIHVPLIANMTEFGKTPYVRVSDFAALGYRAVLFPVSTLRVAARAVDRLLGELKLFGTQRDWLDHMMPRQELYDLLQYDDQQPSTGRLHEPGHTGTPSNQ; encoded by the coding sequence ATGACAACCGAGCGATCGACCGTCATCAAAGGGCAGCGCCTGCGGGAGTTGTTGGCGACAGGTACCATCGCCATCCCCGGTGCCTTCAACGCGCTGACAGCTATTCAAATCGAGCGGGCCGGCTTCGACGCCCTCTATGTATCGGGAGCCGCCATCTCCGCCGCCAGAGGCCTGCCCGATATCGGACTGATTTCGCTGGCGGACATGGCGGGGGACGCAGCCGTCATCGCCAACGCGGTGACGATCCCGGTCATTGTGGATGCAGATACCGGATACGGCCCCCCTCCCATGGTCATGGAGGCCGTGCGGGAATTCGAGCGGGCGGGATTGGCCGGCATGCAAATCGAAGATCAGGAATCAGCGAAGAAATGCGGTCATCTGCCGGGGAAACGAGTCATCCCCATCGACGAGATGGTCGCTAAACTCATGGCCGCCGTCACGGCACGGCGCCATCGTGACTTCCTTCTCGTCGCACGGACGGATGCGCGGGCCGTCGAAGGCATGGACGCGGCCATTCGTCGCGCCAAGGCCTATGCCGACGCCGGGGCAGATGTTCTGTTTCCCGAGGCGCTGGTATCTGCGGAAGAGTTCGGCACTTTCGCCCGCGAGCTGGCGCAATCAGGCATCCACGTGCCGCTGATCGCCAACATGACCGAGTTCGGCAAGACGCCCTATGTGCGTGTGAGTGACTTTGCAGCTCTGGGTTATCGTGCCGTGCTGTTCCCCGTCAGTACGTTGCGCGTGGCTGCCCGCGCGGTTGATCGACTCCTCGGCGAACTCAAGTTGTTCGGGACTCAACGGGATTGGCTCGATCACATGATGCCCAGGCAAGAACTCTACGACCTGCTTCAGTATGACGATCAGCAACCATCGACCGGGAGGCTCCATGAACCAGGTCATACAGGAACACCCAGCAACCAATAG
- a CDS encoding citrate synthase (catalyzes the formation of citrate from acetyl-CoA and oxaloacetate), with amino-acid sequence MNQVIQEHPATNRLGQLPYSPGLEGVIAGESAICQVDEGESGLRYRGYAIRDLATWSSFEEVAHLLLVGRLPTGSELRTFSDRLVKDRQLPDAVLRLIETLRPGLHPMDVLRTGLSLLGMSDPDAQDGSPEGTLRQSIRLLGQVPCLVADSHRIMAGLPPQPRDHSGGFAEHLLRLIIGQIRGDVGDAMVQTLNVSLILYAEHEFNASTFSARVTASTLADLYGALTAAVATLKGPLHGGANEAVAAMLLEIDTPARAESWVRQALAEKRRVMGFGHRVLKQGDARSVIIQGHAERLCELCQDRRWYQIASTIDHIMLEEKGLRPNLDFYTAVAYLLMGIPRELSTPLFVCSRLTGWCAHVMEQQQHNRLIRPRARYTGPSLRTYEPLHRRI; translated from the coding sequence ATGAACCAGGTCATACAGGAACACCCAGCAACCAATAGGTTGGGCCAACTCCCCTACAGCCCTGGACTGGAAGGCGTCATCGCCGGCGAATCGGCCATCTGCCAGGTGGACGAAGGGGAATCAGGCCTTCGGTATCGAGGGTATGCCATCCGTGATCTCGCGACATGGAGTAGCTTCGAAGAAGTCGCTCACCTGTTGCTGGTTGGGCGTTTGCCGACAGGGTCTGAGTTGCGCACTTTCTCTGATCGGCTGGTGAAGGATCGACAGCTTCCGGACGCAGTACTGCGGTTGATTGAGACCTTGCGCCCTGGGCTGCATCCGATGGACGTGCTGCGAACCGGTTTATCACTCCTGGGGATGAGTGACCCCGACGCGCAAGACGGATCACCGGAAGGAACCCTTCGTCAATCGATCCGACTCTTGGGCCAAGTCCCCTGTCTTGTCGCCGACAGCCACCGGATTATGGCGGGACTGCCGCCCCAGCCACGAGACCATTCCGGCGGGTTTGCGGAACATCTGCTGCGCCTCATCATCGGGCAGATACGAGGCGATGTTGGCGACGCCATGGTACAGACGCTGAACGTGTCTCTGATCCTGTATGCCGAACACGAGTTCAATGCCTCCACCTTTTCCGCCCGAGTCACGGCATCCACCCTCGCAGATTTGTACGGAGCCCTGACGGCGGCAGTAGCCACGCTGAAAGGTCCGCTCCACGGAGGCGCCAATGAAGCGGTAGCTGCCATGCTGCTCGAAATCGACACCCCGGCGCGGGCGGAATCCTGGGTGCGTCAGGCCCTCGCCGAGAAGCGACGAGTGATGGGATTTGGTCATCGCGTGCTGAAACAAGGCGATGCCCGCTCGGTGATCATCCAAGGCCATGCAGAACGATTATGCGAGCTGTGCCAGGATCGCCGCTGGTATCAGATCGCGTCGACTATTGACCACATCATGCTGGAGGAAAAAGGGCTTCGCCCGAATCTCGATTTCTACACCGCCGTGGCATACCTCTTGATGGGTATTCCACGCGAACTGTCCACACCGCTGTTCGTCTGCTCCCGCCTCACCGGTTGGTGCGCCCATGTCATGGAGCAGCAGCAGCACAACCGCCTCATCAGACCACGGGCCCGGTACACCGGCCCGTCACTGAGGACGTATGAGCCCCTTCACCGGCGCATCTGA
- a CDS encoding acyl--CoA ligase — MSPFTGASDRIEQARDASGSVAELPWVSFAEFFRARVYDPHLVTRNFLTYCDDERRIRRTYTYAELGATVDRLANVLHSTLGLTRGDRVATLLFNDDLTVLTYFAAWKLGIAVVPINLDESTERKRYILEHADVTAACCWRDVYPEITDLQTTLPALREVVAFGDRGLLDLTRQSAGGRRHDSLAPPRPCPSTSQLHDPALIVYTSGTTGQPKGVILTVANLLIDADAIAAWHGFDSNDRLMCVLPVHHVNGIVVTLVTPLYCKGSVVLNRKFSTDSFWRRLHEEGVTSVSVVPTLLEFLLEADEDMRPYRLERFVGAICGAGPLLKDTALRFEDRFGFPIHHGYGLSETTCYSSFLPTDLTPAQHRHWLADYEFPSVGVALRHNVMAILDDQGRPTPEGMRGEICIRGRTVCAGYFRREDANEAAFQWGWFRSGDEGLYRADETGRPFFFVSGRLKELIIRGGVNISPLEIDDVLKAHRGVKFAMAIPFENRYYGEEIAAYIVTHPGENSVTEADLLAHCRTRLPFAKQPKIVLFGDEIPYTSTGKPKRLELKARLATALAQYRDRQFKDRA, encoded by the coding sequence ATGAGCCCCTTCACCGGCGCATCTGACAGGATCGAGCAGGCGCGCGATGCCTCCGGATCGGTTGCAGAACTTCCCTGGGTCTCGTTTGCCGAATTCTTTCGCGCACGCGTGTACGACCCGCACCTCGTGACCAGAAACTTCCTCACCTATTGCGACGACGAACGCCGTATCCGCCGGACCTATACCTATGCGGAATTGGGCGCAACCGTCGATCGCCTGGCGAACGTATTACACAGCACGCTCGGCCTCACGCGCGGAGACCGAGTCGCCACACTGCTCTTCAACGATGACTTGACGGTGCTGACCTACTTTGCGGCCTGGAAATTAGGCATCGCCGTGGTACCCATCAACCTCGACGAATCGACCGAACGGAAGCGGTATATCCTCGAGCATGCGGACGTCACAGCCGCGTGCTGTTGGCGGGATGTCTACCCCGAGATCACAGACCTTCAGACGACCCTACCGGCCCTGCGAGAAGTCGTGGCCTTCGGCGACCGTGGACTACTCGACCTCACGCGACAATCGGCAGGCGGCAGAAGACACGACTCCCTTGCTCCACCTCGTCCCTGTCCCTCGACCTCACAACTCCACGACCCGGCGCTGATCGTGTACACCTCCGGCACCACCGGGCAGCCCAAAGGGGTGATCCTGACGGTGGCGAATCTGCTGATCGATGCGGATGCCATCGCGGCCTGGCATGGTTTCGACTCCAACGACCGATTGATGTGCGTGCTACCGGTTCACCACGTCAACGGAATCGTGGTCACGCTGGTGACACCGCTGTATTGCAAAGGCAGCGTGGTACTGAACCGCAAGTTCAGCACCGACAGTTTTTGGCGGCGGCTCCACGAGGAAGGCGTCACGTCCGTGAGCGTCGTACCCACGCTGCTCGAGTTTCTCTTGGAGGCCGACGAGGACATGCGCCCCTATCGATTGGAACGATTCGTCGGGGCGATCTGCGGAGCCGGACCGTTACTGAAAGACACCGCGTTGCGCTTCGAAGACCGATTTGGGTTTCCCATCCACCATGGTTACGGCCTCTCGGAAACCACCTGCTATTCCTCCTTTCTGCCCACCGATCTCACTCCGGCACAACACCGCCATTGGCTCGCAGACTATGAATTCCCGTCGGTGGGGGTGGCACTTCGCCACAACGTCATGGCCATCCTCGACGACCAGGGACGGCCCACTCCGGAAGGTATGCGCGGGGAGATCTGTATCCGCGGGCGCACTGTGTGTGCCGGTTATTTCCGGCGCGAGGACGCCAACGAGGCAGCATTTCAGTGGGGCTGGTTCCGCTCGGGAGATGAAGGCTTGTATCGAGCAGACGAAACGGGCAGACCGTTCTTCTTCGTCTCAGGACGATTGAAAGAACTCATCATCCGCGGCGGGGTGAACATCTCTCCCTTGGAGATCGACGATGTCTTGAAGGCGCATCGCGGCGTGAAGTTCGCCATGGCGATCCCCTTTGAGAACCGCTACTACGGCGAAGAAATCGCGGCCTACATCGTCACGCACCCTGGGGAAAACTCCGTCACCGAAGCGGACCTGCTGGCCCATTGCCGCACACGGTTGCCCTTCGCCAAGCAACCCAAAATTGTCCTGTTCGGCGATGAGATCCCCTATACGTCCACCGGGAAACCCAAACGGCTGGAGTTGAAGGCCAGGCTAGCAACCGCCCTGGCTCAGTATCGAGATCGGCAGTTCAAAGATCGCGCATGA